AGTTTGCCTTTATAAGGGGGAATTACATCCGTTGAGCCTGTATAGAAGGCATATCCTGTCTATTGTCTCAGTCTTCTTTATTATCAGCGGGCTTTTTTCCTGGCTAAGCTATGGAGTGACGCAGAGACATATTGACGACGCGAAAAGGGAGCGGGTTGAGCTGCTTGCCGAGGTGGTCACAAACGGCCTCAAATCGATGATGCTCGAGGGCCGGCCGAAGGAAGAATTTCAGCGTTTTCTTGATGGGTTTGCTGCCGAGGACATCAAAGCTGTTCGTATTTTCTCGGATAGCGGGATCATACTCAGTTCGACCGTGCCCGGAGAGGTCGGTCGGTCGGTTGATGAGAGTCATGTGAAGGCCTTTAAGATACGCAGGGGACCCTCCCTGTTTATCCACAGGTCTGAGGGGCGTGAGGTCTACTCCAGCATCAAGATCATGGGCAATGACTGGCCCTGCCAGAGATGTCATGGTTCTGGCGACGAGATCAGGGCCATTGTTGACCTTGAGGTGCTGCACGGGAAAGAGGAACGTACCGTTACGAGTGCTATTGCCTGGACGGTAGGAGCCTGGCTTAGCATCACCATCCTGCTTTCTTTTTTTCTTATTGTCATTACCCGCCGTCAGATCAAGAAGCCTCTTGAGAAGACTGTCGAGGAGATCAACAGAATAGCGGCGGGCGAGCCGGCTGCGCAAGTTTCTGCATCAGGGGCTGATGAGCTCGTGGCAATAGCTGCCGGCGTCAACAGAATAGCCAAAGAGCGTGAAAAGGCGCTTGAGGCAGTTCATCGCTATGAGAACACCGAGACGAGCCAGCTTGAAAAAATGGCATCGATCGGCGAGGTTGCTGCCACGGTTGCCCATGAGATCAAGAATCCGCTTGCCGGTATCAGCGGGGCGCTGCAGGTTATGGCTGAGGATATCCCTGACGACAGCCCTCGCAAAGAGATCTGTAATGAGATCCTCTCGGAGATAGATCGTCTTGACCGGTGCGTAAAGGAACTTATCATTTTTGCCCGGCCTCAGGAGATCAATCCTGTACATGCTGATCTTAATGGGATTGTATCGAGAGCCGTGTCCGGCATAAGGACGGCTGCCTCGGCCATGGGCATTGAGGTGGCAGAATTGCCCGGAACCCTGCCCAAGACCTTTGTTGATCCTGAGCAGATGGAAAAAGTATTGACCGGTGTTCTGCTCTATCAGATGCAGCGTATGCCTGACGGCGGAACGATAAGGGTCTCGACCCTGCACGACCTCGAAAAGGATGAGGTCAGGATCACATCCGCAGATACTGCCCGTGCACTGAATTCTGAGGATATCAGGAACATCTTCAAGCCCTCATTCTCAACAAAATATACCGGCTCGGGATTAGGGCTTGCGGTGAGCAGAAACATTGTCGAACACCATGCCGGAAGGATCAGGGTGGAGAGCGAACCTGGCATCGGAAACTTCTTTCATATTATAATCCCGGGTAAGAGGCAATAATGGAAACTGCGAAGATCCTGGTTATTGATGACGAAAAGCTGCTCCGCTGGTCGATTGATCAGAACCTGTCGAAGGAAGGCTATAAGGTATTCAGCGCTGAAAAAGGGCTCGAAGGCCTTGATCTCTTCTATGCAGAGCAGCCTGATATCGTACTCCTCGACATCCACCTTCCCGATATTTCCGGCCTGAGCGTGCTTGAGAGCATAAAGAAAGATGACAGTGCGATCGTGATCATGATCACGGCGTTTGGGGATATCCAGACTGCGGTAAAGACGATCAAGCTCGGGGCCTATGATTTTGTCGAGAAGCCGTTTAATATGGAAAAGCTCAAGATCCTGATCAGCAAGGCTCTTGAGACTGTGACCCTGCGGAAAGAGGTCACGCAATTCAGGACCCAGATATCAAAACAGTTCGGGTTTGCGAACATTGTCGGCAAATCCGAGCAGATGATGAAGATCATGGAGCTTGCGAGAAAAGTTGCAAAGAGTGACGCCACGACCATTCTGCTTCAGGGCGAGAGCGGGACCGGCAAGGATATGATCGCAAAAGTGATCCATTATGAAAGCAGCCGGGCAGCAAAGCCCTTTATGGACATAAATTGCACCGCCCTCCCTGACACGCTGATCGAAAGCGAGCTTTTTGGCTTCGAGAAAGGGGCTTTTACCGATGCGAAGCAGATGAAGAAGGGGCTCTTTGAACTTTCTGACGGCGGCACCATCTTTCTTGACGAAATAGGAGATCTGAAGCTCAGTACGCAGGCAAAG
This DNA window, taken from Nitrospirota bacterium, encodes the following:
- a CDS encoding sigma-54-dependent Fis family transcriptional regulator encodes the protein METAKILVIDDEKLLRWSIDQNLSKEGYKVFSAEKGLEGLDLFYAEQPDIVLLDIHLPDISGLSVLESIKKDDSAIVIMITAFGDIQTAVKTIKLGAYDFVEKPFNMEKLKILISKALETVTLRKEVTQFRTQISKQFGFANIVGKSEQMMKIMELARKVAKSDATTILLQGESGTGKDMIAKVIHYESSRAAKPFMDINCTALPDTLIESELFGFEKGAFTDAKQMKKGLFELSDGGTIFLDEIGDLKLSTQAKLLKVIENKTFKRIGGIRDITVDLRIIASTNKKLSEEVKKENFREDLYYRLKVIPVVMPPLRERPEDITLLAQFFIDGFNRDFKKNVKGLSTETEKAFLAYSWPGNVRELKNVIERAMILENDEYILHEHLPIEFSAKSEVPAEISSGQITLPVAGLDIEEVEKELIRQALEQTKYNQTKAARLLNLTRDALRYRMQKFGFLQDKV